In the genome of Streptomyces fagopyri, the window CTCCAGGTAGCCGCGGTCCAGCAGCCCCTGGCGCAGCGCCTGCACGGCGGTGGAGCGGACCCGGACGACCTGACGCGCCTCGGGGCTCGACACCAGGTCGACATGGCGGCGGCGCACCTTCGCCTCCGGGTCGGTCAGGCCCCGGTGCTTGTCGGGCAGCGGGCGCAGGCACTTGCCGGTGAGCCGCCAGTCGGTCACGAAGACGGTGAGGGTACCCCTGTCGCTGGCCCCGGAGACGCCGTCGGCGGTGAGGTGGTCGCCGATGTCGACGTCCGCGCGGAACCGGTCGAGGGCGGGTCCTGATCCGGAGCGGGTGAGGGCGATCTGCAGGTCGCCGGACCAGTCGCGCAGGACGGCGAAGACCAGGCCGCCGAAGTCCCGTACGAGGACGACCCGCCCGGCCACGGTCACCGGCACTCCCGCGCGGACCTCGGCGAGGGTGTGGGTCCGCGGCGCGGTGCCCACCGGGTAAGGGTCGACGCCCGCCGCGCGGAGCCGTTCGAGCGTGCGGTGCCGGACGCGGACCTGTTCGGGCAGGCCGGCCGTCGGATCGGGGGCCTCGGCCGTCTCCCCTCCGCCGGGTCCCGGGGCCCGCGGTGCGGGCGGGGCCCCGGTGACCACGGGCGCGGTCTCGGCCTTCGTACGTCCCTTGCCCCACAGTGTGCGCAGGGACGGCACGGAGACGAAGCCCTCGGCGATGCCGGACGCCATGCCGATACGGGCGAGGGAGCCCGCGTCCCCGTAGCAGAGGAAACGGGGGTACCACTCCGGGTGGTACTTGGCGTTGGACCGGTACAGCGCCTCCAGCTGCCACCACCGGGAGAAGAACAGCAGCAGCTTGCGCCACAGCCGCAGCACCGGCCCGGCACCGACACGGGCGCCCTCCTCGAAGACCGACCGGAACACCGCGAAGTTGAGCGAGACACGGCGTACGCCGAACTTCCCGGCCACCGCGCACATCTCGGCGACCATGTACTCCATGACGCCGTTGGGGGCTCCGCGGTCACGACGCATCAGGTCGAGCGAGATGCCGTCGCCGCCCCAGGGCACGAAGGAGAGCAGCGCCAGGAGTCTGCCGTCACGGTCCATCGCCTCGACGAGGAGGCAGTCTCCGTCCGCGGGGTCGCCGAGCCGGTCCAGGGCCATCGAGAAGCCCCGCTCCGTCTCGGTGTCGCGCCAGGCGTCGGCCCGGTCGACGACTTCCTCCATCTCCGCGTCGGTGAGGGTGGAATGGCGGCGTACCCGGCAGGTGGCCCCGGTGCGGCGCACACGGTTGACGGCCTGACGGGTGGCCCGCATGTCACGGCCGTCCAGGTCGAAGCCGGCGACGTGCAGGATCGCCTCGTCACCGAGTTCCAGCGCCCCGAGCCCGGCCCGCACGAAGGCCTTGGCGCCGTCCTCGGAGGCGCCCATGACGGCGGGCACCCAGGCGTAGCGGCGGGCCAGGTCCAGCCAGGCGTCGATGGCGTGCGGCCAGGCCTCGCGGTCGCCGACCGGGTCGCCGCTGGCGAGGCAGACCCCGGCCTCGACCCGGTAGGTGACGGCGGCTTTGCCACTGGGCGAGAAGACGACGGCCTTGTCACGGCGGGTGGCGAAGTAGCCGAGGGAGTCGTCGGCGCCGTAGGCCCGCAGCAGCGAGCGGATCCGGGACTCCTCGTCACCGTGCAGGGCCGCCTCAAGGCGCTGGGAGCGGAAGAGGGTGGCGGCGGCGTTGAGCAGGGCGACGGCCCCGAAGAGGCCGAGGAAGAAGTAGACCGGATGGGGTGGGCGTCCGCCGAACGAGTCGGCGGAGACCAGTCCTCCGCACACCCGGCCGGCCGCCCACGTCAGCCGGTCGCCGCGCGGCAGGGTGCCGGGGAACAGCTCGACCAGGCCCCAGCCGAGCAGGATCGCCGCGACGAGCCCGGCGACCAGGACGGCCAGCGCCCGCCACACGGCGCCGCGCCGCGAGTCCGCGTAGAACTCGCGGCGCGCCACGACCAGGAGCACCAGGGCGACGCCGCAGACCGCGAAGGACGGCAGCGACGCGGCGTAGAGACCCATCGCGAGGCCGACGACGTCGGACAGGACCAACAGGCCGAGGTAGACGACGACCAGCCACCAGGCGACCTTCTTACGGGCGGCGGTCGCGGCGGCGAGCAGGAAGAGGAAGGCCGCGTACGCGAGGTTCGCGCTGACCGGGACGATCACCTGGTCGAGGAAGTCCACCACGGGGCGCAGCAGACGGCGCAGCGGCTCGATGAAGGCCAGCACGACACAGAGCGCGCTCAGGACACCGAAGAAGGCCCCGTAGCCGTCGGGCACCCTGCTGAGGAAACCGTCCCGGGACGGCCGTACGGGACCTTTGGCGCCCTTCGGTCCGCGGGCCTCGACGGTGGCACTCATGGTTCCGACTCTAGGAAGCGACGGGCAGGCCCGCCCGTCGAGCGGCCTCGCCTTGCCGGGCGGCCTCGCCTTGCCGGGCGGCCTCGCCTTGCCGGGCGGCAGGGTGCCCGTCGATCGGCACGGTGCCCGTCGTAGGGCCCGGCGGCTGTCGTCGGGCCCGGCCACTGTCGTACGGCCGATGCCGGTCTTGCGGCGCCGTGTCGGTCGTGAGTCACGACGCCGGTCGGGCGGCGCCCTGCCGGCCATGAGCAACGGCGTCCGTCTTACGTCACGACGCCGGTCGTACGTCACGACGCCGTTCGGGCTGCCCGGTGCCGGTCGGGCGGCGCGCTGCCGGTCCTGCGGCGTGTTCGGCGCGCGGGCGCCGCCCGGGGCGTACGCCCCTCGCCCCTCGCCCCGCGAGTCGGGCGCGGGACACACCGGTACGCCGGCCCGGGTACGCCGTCCCGTGAACCCCGTTACGCCGGTGCGGAACGGACGCCGTCCGGCAGCCGGCCCGGCACCGGCGCGCGCACCGTGCCCCCGCGCCGGTGCGGCCGACACGCCGTCCCCCTGGTTTCCACACGCCCCATCCGCCTCCCCGACCTGCGGCTTCCGATAGCCTCGGCGATGTGGCGGAACAGCAACCCTCGCACCGGTTCGAGCGTGGCACGGACGGTCCCAAGGTCATCGTCGTCGGCGTGGACGGCTCCGACTCCTCGCTGCGCGCGGCGGCGTACGCGGGCGGTCTGGCCAGACGGCAGCACGCGCTGCTCGCCGTCGTCTACATCCAGCCCGTCATGGCCGCGGGAGCGGCCTTCGGGGCACCGGTCGCGGAGACGACGGACCGGATCGCCGAGGACCTCATCGCGCAGATCCGTGAGGCCGCCGGACGGGTCAAGGACATATTCGCGGTGCGCTGGGAGTTCCACACCTTCCGCGGCGACCCGTACAACGGCCTGGTGAAGGCGGCGGACGAACTCACCGCGGACGCCGTGGTGGTCGGCGCCTCCGAGCAGGCGGGGCACCGCATCGTCGGATCGGTGGCGATCCGGCTGGTGAAGGCCGGACGCTGGCCGGTCACCGTCGTCCCCTAGCGGGTCGGGGCCGCGCGCCCGTCGTCGGTCCCGTCCGCGGGCGGCCCGCCTCGACGGAAGGCGGCCCGGAAATCTGGGGAGCCGCGAGGCCGACGGCCCGTCCGCCCGTCGCCGACACGCCCGTTGGCGGGAGGGGCGCGCGCGGAGCAGGTCGTGCGAGGGGCCCGCTGAACCGTTCGCCGCGCCGTTCACCGACTGCATCGACCGCCCACCGCAGACCCGTGCCCCGCCCCTGTCCGAGTGGGGCGACAACCGCTGGCATACAGGCCATGACGGCCGGAACCACCACCAAGACGACCGCCGAGCACGAGTTGCTCGCGCTCCAGCGCGAGCACGGACGGCCCCTCTTCGCTCTGTTGCTGCGCCTGTCCGACGGCGACCGGCAGCGCGCCGAGGATCTGCTCCAGGAGACGTTCGTACGGGCCTGGCAGCACCCCGAGGCGCTGCGCGCCGACGACTTCGCCTCCGTACGCCCCTGGCTGCTCACCGTGGGACGACGGCTCGCGATCGACGCGCGGCGGGCCCGTCAGGCTCGGCCCCCCGAGGTGGGTGACGCGGTGCTGGACAACGCGCGGGTGTGCGCCGATCACGCCGAAAGGTCGGCGGCGACGCTCGATGTGCGGGAGGCTGTGAAGACTCTCACTCCCGAGCACCGTGAAGTCCTGGTGCAGGTGTACTTCCAGGGGGCGAGTGTGGCGGAGGCCGCCGCCGCGCTCGGAATTC includes:
- a CDS encoding universal stress protein; the protein is MAEQQPSHRFERGTDGPKVIVVGVDGSDSSLRAAAYAGGLARRQHALLAVVYIQPVMAAGAAFGAPVAETTDRIAEDLIAQIREAAGRVKDIFAVRWEFHTFRGDPYNGLVKAADELTADAVVVGASEQAGHRIVGSVAIRLVKAGRWPVTVVP
- a CDS encoding sigma-70 family RNA polymerase sigma factor, whose translation is MTAGTTTKTTAEHELLALQREHGRPLFALLLRLSDGDRQRAEDLLQETFVRAWQHPEALRADDFASVRPWLLTVGRRLAIDARRARQARPPEVGDAVLDNARVCADHAERSAATLDVREAVKTLTPEHREVLVQVYFQGASVAEAAAALGIPPGTVKSRAYYALRALRRVLPGYAADLR
- the lysX gene encoding bifunctional lysylphosphatidylglycerol synthetase/lysine--tRNA ligase LysX, with translation MSATVEARGPKGAKGPVRPSRDGFLSRVPDGYGAFFGVLSALCVVLAFIEPLRRLLRPVVDFLDQVIVPVSANLAYAAFLFLLAAATAARKKVAWWLVVVYLGLLVLSDVVGLAMGLYAASLPSFAVCGVALVLLVVARREFYADSRRGAVWRALAVLVAGLVAAILLGWGLVELFPGTLPRGDRLTWAAGRVCGGLVSADSFGGRPPHPVYFFLGLFGAVALLNAAATLFRSQRLEAALHGDEESRIRSLLRAYGADDSLGYFATRRDKAVVFSPSGKAAVTYRVEAGVCLASGDPVGDREAWPHAIDAWLDLARRYAWVPAVMGASEDGAKAFVRAGLGALELGDEAILHVAGFDLDGRDMRATRQAVNRVRRTGATCRVRRHSTLTDAEMEEVVDRADAWRDTETERGFSMALDRLGDPADGDCLLVEAMDRDGRLLALLSFVPWGGDGISLDLMRRDRGAPNGVMEYMVAEMCAVAGKFGVRRVSLNFAVFRSVFEEGARVGAGPVLRLWRKLLLFFSRWWQLEALYRSNAKYHPEWYPRFLCYGDAGSLARIGMASGIAEGFVSVPSLRTLWGKGRTKAETAPVVTGAPPAPRAPGPGGGETAEAPDPTAGLPEQVRVRHRTLERLRAAGVDPYPVGTAPRTHTLAEVRAGVPVTVAGRVVLVRDFGGLVFAVLRDWSGDLQIALTRSGSGPALDRFRADVDIGDHLTADGVSGASDRGTLTVFVTDWRLTGKCLRPLPDKHRGLTDPEAKVRRRHVDLVSSPEARQVVRVRSTAVQALRQGLLDRGYLEVETPMLQRVHGGANARPFTTHINAYDLDLYLRIAPELYLKRLCVGGLEKVFEMGRTFRNEGVSHKHNPEFTMLEAYQAFADYDVMLDLARELIQGAAIAAFGAAVARRDGTEHDISGPWPVRTVYGALGEALGEEVGADTPLKALHGLCDRAGVPYRADDGRGDVVLEMYERLVEAKTRLPTFYKDFPTDVSPLTRQHRTDPRLAERWDLVAFGTELGTAYSELTDPVEQRRRLTAQSLLAAGGDPEAMELDEDFLDALEYAMPPTGGLGIGVDRTVMFLTGLTIRETLPFPLVRRR